In Saprospiraceae bacterium, a genomic segment contains:
- a CDS encoding class I SAM-dependent methyltransferase — MSFIFIACADKKSETLSQIENSTSTKDTANLNEWEHEIRDRTVWQKPYDVIHKLGSLEGKVIADIGAGSGYFSFRFIHEAEKVIAIDIDPDLIQMMDQEKIYYKKEIQDRFEARLAEKDDPKLKDGEVDIIFIANTYTYIQNRKNYLKALLPKFKPGGQLMIVDFKKKLTPIGPAQNCRMAQSDIEQELLDAGYSILDSDDLMLEYQYIIVAKGGL, encoded by the coding sequence ATGAGTTTCATTTTCATCGCTTGCGCAGATAAAAAATCAGAAACTTTGAGTCAAATTGAAAATTCTACTTCGACAAAAGATACTGCAAACTTGAATGAATGGGAACATGAGATCAGAGATAGAACTGTTTGGCAAAAACCTTATGATGTCATTCATAAATTGGGGTCCCTCGAAGGGAAGGTCATTGCCGATATAGGTGCCGGTAGTGGGTATTTTTCGTTTCGTTTTATACATGAAGCAGAAAAGGTAATCGCCATTGATATTGATCCGGACCTCATTCAGATGATGGACCAGGAAAAAATATACTACAAGAAAGAAATCCAGGATAGATTTGAAGCCAGGTTGGCAGAAAAGGATGATCCCAAACTTAAGGATGGAGAGGTAGACATCATTTTTATTGCAAATACCTATACTTATATCCAAAATCGAAAAAACTACCTAAAAGCATTGCTTCCAAAATTTAAACCCGGAGGGCAACTCATGATTGTCGATTTTAAAAAGAAACTCACACCGATTGGGCCTGCACAAAATTGCAGGATGGCGCAATCAGACATCGAACAGGAATTATTGGATGCAGGATATTCAATACTGGACTCTGATGATCTCATGTTGGAGTATCAATATATTATTGTGGCAAAGGGTGGATTGTAG
- a CDS encoding DUF3098 domain-containing protein, translating into MTYGKAQFKWMLIGVGFIVLGLLLMLGGSMPSPEVWDESLIYSPIRLTVAPMLIIIGLGFQVYAIFKVED; encoded by the coding sequence ATGACTTACGGCAAAGCTCAATTCAAATGGATGTTAATAGGTGTCGGGTTCATAGTTCTCGGATTATTGCTGATGTTGGGTGGATCCATGCCAAGTCCGGAAGTTTGGGATGAAAGCCTGATCTACAGTCCGATACGTCTCACCGTAGCTCCTATGCTCATCATTATTGGGCTTGGGTTTCAGGTCTATGCAATTTTTAAAGTAGAAGACTAA
- the dacB gene encoding D-alanyl-D-alanine carboxypeptidase/D-alanyl-D-alanine-endopeptidase, translated as MSPFLKLLICFLASVFFASDLQGQSGISKRQLKKAFKEFVNDTLLKHAQISFQLTDLNTNKKLLSFNEHKALIPASILKLVPTVLLLDTLGPEFQYNTAISMIGKEKANGIFDGYLQINGCGDPSLASPYLQEAVQLDSIANLLAGILYKRGIHTITRGIQIDQSYIMDEPENPEWLYYDLGNYYGGGCHALNFYENEISIRLASAKSEGGLCPIIKELPDIGNRHFISEVKGNFNPPETEVYVLGSTLSPRKMIKGNWKCCVNDSLTIRAAMHEPETYLKTMLVQKLAERGIQVLNELNSQETNTIHVRDSLEVLCKIKSPYLHKLVQRALHKSVNLYCESFLHELGRVWLKGTNRDSILRAIDHRLKSDIFQNPAFEIEDGSGLSPKNFISASNMIQFLVEYKHYKTDEPFWKLIPDIHQTGVLRKHLSPKRDVKTGLYLKSGSMERVRSYAGYLVHDQKIIAAICIIINNYPGKSDVLQKHIAGFLDKVMLTKFN; from the coding sequence ATGTCACCATTCCTTAAATTGCTAATTTGCTTTTTAGCTTCAGTTTTCTTTGCAAGTGACCTGCAAGGGCAATCTGGTATTTCGAAGAGGCAACTTAAAAAAGCTTTTAAAGAATTTGTCAATGATACATTATTGAAACATGCACAAATTTCTTTTCAACTTACAGATTTGAATACAAACAAAAAGCTGCTGAGCTTTAATGAACATAAAGCACTTATTCCTGCTTCCATTTTAAAATTAGTGCCAACAGTATTGTTGTTGGATACCCTCGGTCCGGAATTTCAGTACAATACAGCCATTAGCATGATAGGTAAGGAAAAGGCAAATGGTATATTTGATGGTTACCTGCAAATAAATGGCTGCGGGGATCCATCTTTGGCTTCGCCCTATCTGCAAGAAGCTGTCCAATTGGATTCTATCGCGAATTTATTGGCTGGTATTTTATATAAAAGAGGAATACATACCATTACGAGAGGTATCCAAATAGATCAGTCATACATTATGGATGAACCTGAAAATCCTGAATGGTTGTATTACGATTTGGGAAATTATTATGGCGGTGGTTGTCATGCATTGAATTTTTATGAAAATGAAATTTCCATCCGATTGGCGTCCGCGAAATCAGAAGGAGGACTTTGTCCCATTATTAAAGAATTACCTGATATTGGTAACCGCCATTTTATATCTGAAGTGAAAGGAAACTTTAATCCTCCCGAAACAGAAGTCTACGTTTTGGGAAGTACTTTATCTCCCAGAAAAATGATCAAAGGAAATTGGAAATGTTGTGTGAATGATTCGCTCACGATCAGGGCAGCAATGCATGAACCGGAAACATATTTAAAAACCATGTTGGTACAAAAATTAGCTGAGCGGGGTATTCAAGTTTTAAATGAATTAAATAGTCAAGAAACGAATACAATTCATGTGCGGGACTCCTTAGAAGTTTTGTGCAAAATTAAATCTCCGTATTTGCATAAACTTGTGCAGCGTGCACTTCACAAATCCGTGAATCTTTATTGCGAATCTTTTTTGCATGAACTCGGTCGGGTTTGGCTGAAAGGCACAAATAGAGATTCTATACTGCGGGCAATAGATCATCGTTTAAAATCAGATATTTTCCAAAATCCCGCTTTTGAAATTGAAGATGGGAGCGGTCTGTCTCCTAAGAATTTTATTTCGGCTTCAAATATGATTCAGTTTTTAGTTGAATATAAGCATTACAAAACAGATGAGCCATTTTGGAAATTGATTCCGGATATACATCAAACCGGAGTCCTTCGAAAACATCTTAGCCCTAAAAGGGATGTGAAGACTGGCTTGTATTTAAAAAGTGGGAGTATGGAAAGGGTTCGTTCTTATGCGGGTTATTTGGTTCATGACCAAAAGATCATTGCCGCAATTTGTATCATTATCAATAATTATCCCGGTAAGTCCGATGTTTTACAAAAACATATTGCAGGCTTTTTAGATAAAGTGATGCTCACCAAATTTAATTGA
- the gldA gene encoding gliding motility-associated ABC transporter ATP-binding subunit GldA, with product MSVEVKALSKRFGKQTAVDQISFKTEKGKILGFLGPNGAGKTTTMKMICGFLPATSGQILVCGSDILENPVHTKAKIGYLPENNPLYKDMYVREFLMFFGNLCKLKNLKSRLDDLISMTGLEKEYKKQISSLSKGYRQRVGLCQALIHDPEVLILDEPTSGLDPNQLVDIRQLIMNIGKEKTLIFSSHIMQEVQALCDRVLILNQGKIVADEPIQSLLTRTNSARIIYLEFANEISIHALNNIAFIEKTENLGNGKFKVWCTKDGDPREDLFKLAMSNQWTIREMREEKSSIEDVFNLLTKSSGDVGSV from the coding sequence ATGTCGGTTGAAGTAAAGGCTCTGTCCAAAAGATTCGGTAAACAAACAGCCGTCGATCAAATTTCCTTTAAAACAGAAAAAGGTAAAATTTTAGGCTTCTTGGGCCCCAATGGTGCCGGCAAAACTACAACCATGAAAATGATCTGTGGTTTTCTTCCAGCCACTTCAGGTCAAATTTTGGTTTGTGGAAGCGATATTTTAGAAAATCCAGTTCACACAAAAGCTAAGATCGGGTATTTACCAGAAAACAATCCGCTCTATAAAGACATGTATGTAAGAGAGTTTTTAATGTTTTTTGGAAATCTCTGCAAACTTAAAAATCTAAAAAGCCGCCTGGACGATCTCATAAGTATGACCGGACTTGAAAAAGAATACAAAAAACAGATTTCTTCTTTGTCAAAAGGATACCGACAACGAGTTGGGCTGTGTCAGGCACTCATTCACGATCCGGAGGTACTCATTCTCGATGAACCCACCAGTGGGCTCGATCCAAATCAGCTTGTTGATATCCGACAACTCATCATGAATATTGGGAAAGAAAAAACCCTGATCTTCTCCAGTCATATCATGCAGGAAGTACAGGCTTTATGCGATCGGGTGTTGATCTTGAATCAGGGAAAAATAGTCGCTGACGAACCGATTCAAAGTTTACTGACAAGAACCAATAGTGCAAGAATCATATATCTCGAATTTGCAAACGAAATTTCTATACATGCATTGAATAACATCGCATTTATCGAAAAAACTGAAAATTTAGGGAATGGAAAATTCAAAGTTTGGTGCACAAAAGATGGCGATCCTCGTGAAGATTTATTCAAACTGGCCATGAGCAATCAATGGACCATACGTGAAATGAGAGAAGAAAAATCGAGTATCGAAGACGTATTTAACTTACTCACCAAATCTTCAGGCGATGTGGGATCTGTTTAA
- a CDS encoding succinylglutamate desuccinylase/aspartoacylase family protein, with translation MVRIRAGRLPSGNSISIFTFVFRSKQPGPTILLLGGMHGDEINGVEIVRSAVAKRMFGQLKAGTVIAIPLLNIFGFINFSRDVPDGKDVNRSFPGTSSGSLASRIAKIITKKILPLVDFGIDFHSGGDRHWNYPQLRYSSKHPEAKALALKANFPLVVEKHFVSKSLRKVAKDMGKPILVFEGGESHHLDPFIVQRGQNLIKEILVAHQMIDAPMTSGIIKKVFRKTSWERAQDGGMVLYKRDAGSYVQKGELLAVITDPFAQRETRMYASRDAFILSHNNAPIVNVGDGMFHFAFDDEKHVTIP, from the coding sequence ATGGTTCGAATACGTGCCGGGCGCTTGCCTTCGGGCAACAGCATATCAATTTTTACTTTTGTTTTTAGGAGCAAACAACCGGGGCCTACAATTTTATTATTAGGCGGTATGCATGGAGATGAAATCAATGGGGTTGAAATTGTGCGCTCAGCAGTAGCAAAACGAATGTTTGGCCAACTCAAAGCAGGAACAGTCATCGCAATTCCCTTGCTCAATATTTTTGGATTTATTAATTTTTCAAGGGATGTTCCCGATGGTAAAGATGTCAATAGAAGTTTTCCCGGAACCAGCTCGGGAAGCCTTGCATCGAGAATTGCTAAAATAATTACCAAAAAAATATTGCCGCTGGTGGACTTTGGTATTGACTTCCATAGTGGTGGTGACCGGCATTGGAATTATCCGCAATTAAGGTATTCTTCAAAGCACCCGGAGGCTAAGGCTTTGGCTTTAAAAGCTAATTTTCCATTGGTAGTTGAAAAACATTTTGTGTCCAAATCCTTGAGAAAAGTAGCGAAAGATATGGGCAAACCCATTCTCGTTTTCGAAGGCGGAGAATCCCATCATTTGGATCCATTTATCGTTCAACGAGGGCAGAACCTGATTAAAGAAATTCTGGTAGCTCATCAAATGATCGATGCTCCAATGACTTCTGGAATTATCAAAAAAGTATTCAGAAAGACCAGTTGGGAAAGGGCTCAGGATGGCGGTATGGTGCTCTATAAAAGAGATGCCGGGTCTTATGTTCAAAAGGGTGAATTATTGGCCGTTATTACAGACCCGTTTGCACAACGGGAAACCAGAATGTATGCTTCCCGGGATGCTTTTATTTTAAGCCATAACAATGCACCCATCGTAAACGTTGGAGATGGAATGTTTCATTTTGCATTTGATGATGAAAAACATGTCACCATTCCTTAA
- the gldG gene encoding gliding motility-associated ABC transporter substrate-binding protein GldG encodes MKIPSFERPLRVIIVLGILFFLNIIFSLLNFSLDFSEEKRYSLSKGTIETLKKLNDEVHVRILLDGEFPSGFKRLRNATNDLLNQFKSINAYIGFEFENPNAGSIEVINEMREKLAKDGLTPVNLKVKSGTESSEQLIYPYAIFNLGERKIAVNLLEHQPELDQEANLNNSISQLEYKFINAVEKILRTEKQNILFTTSNGELASEYTRAAEQMLKPFYNVIHSSLDSLYSIKSSVDLVVIVKPISPFSERNKFILDQYLMQGGKIIWMIDALKIGIDSFTYRQELIPEPLDLNLSDLLFQYGVRIEPTLVLDMECSKIAQVIGKIGDKPQIELYPWYYFPVAATYSNHPIVNNIDRILLDFPAKIDTVKTASKVIKTPLIVSSPYSRYQLTPTKVGFDILRYPPDPNKFDKPHLTMGILLEGSFNSPFANKLEESMLAALKQLNLSYKPISEPTSMIVIADGEIIRNYYDANTDKHSQMGYSKFEKISYSGNKSFFMNSVEYLCNETNILEARSKEFKIRLLDQVKIEAQKTFWQFLNIGLPFLLLILGGYVYNHYRSKKFTQ; translated from the coding sequence ATGAAAATACCAAGTTTCGAACGGCCGTTGAGAGTAATCATTGTATTGGGAATTTTATTCTTTCTCAATATCATTTTTTCGCTACTAAATTTCAGCCTTGATTTTTCTGAGGAAAAACGATACAGTTTATCGAAAGGTACGATTGAGACTTTGAAAAAGTTGAATGATGAAGTGCATGTACGCATTTTATTGGATGGTGAATTTCCATCGGGATTTAAAAGGCTTCGCAATGCTACCAATGATCTGCTCAATCAGTTTAAGTCCATCAATGCGTATATTGGATTTGAATTCGAAAATCCAAATGCTGGTAGTATTGAAGTGATCAATGAGATGCGGGAAAAACTTGCTAAAGATGGGCTAACACCCGTAAATCTCAAAGTCAAATCGGGAACAGAGTCGTCCGAACAACTCATTTATCCTTATGCCATATTTAATCTGGGCGAGCGAAAAATCGCAGTCAACTTATTAGAACATCAACCAGAACTCGATCAGGAAGCCAATTTAAACAATAGCATTTCGCAATTGGAGTATAAGTTTATCAATGCGGTAGAAAAAATATTGCGAACAGAAAAACAAAATATTCTTTTTACGACTTCAAATGGCGAATTAGCGAGCGAATACACACGAGCAGCCGAACAAATGTTAAAACCATTTTACAACGTAATACATTCCAGCCTCGATAGTTTATATTCAATAAAGTCATCCGTCGATCTGGTCGTAATAGTTAAACCTATAAGTCCATTTTCAGAGCGCAACAAATTCATTTTGGATCAATACCTGATGCAGGGAGGAAAGATCATTTGGATGATAGATGCTTTGAAAATAGGCATTGATAGTTTTACATATAGGCAAGAACTTATTCCCGAACCTCTCGACCTTAACTTAAGCGACCTTCTATTCCAATACGGAGTCCGGATAGAACCAACTTTGGTTCTTGATATGGAATGCAGTAAAATTGCACAGGTGATTGGCAAGATCGGCGATAAACCACAAATTGAATTATACCCATGGTATTATTTTCCGGTTGCCGCAACTTATAGCAACCATCCCATTGTCAATAATATCGATCGCATACTTTTGGATTTTCCTGCTAAAATTGATACTGTTAAAACAGCATCTAAAGTTATTAAAACGCCGCTAATCGTTTCTTCTCCTTACAGTCGATACCAACTTACACCCACAAAAGTAGGATTCGACATCTTGCGATATCCACCTGATCCTAATAAATTTGACAAACCACATTTAACCATGGGTATCCTACTTGAAGGCAGTTTTAATTCACCCTTTGCCAATAAATTAGAAGAATCTATGCTCGCTGCGCTTAAGCAACTTAATTTGTCGTATAAACCCATAAGCGAACCAACGAGTATGATTGTCATTGCCGACGGCGAAATCATTCGCAATTACTATGATGCGAATACTGATAAACACTCCCAGATGGGATACAGCAAATTCGAAAAAATCAGTTATAGTGGCAATAAAAGTTTTTTTATGAATTCAGTTGAATACCTGTGTAACGAAACTAATATCCTGGAAGCTCGTTCCAAAGAATTCAAAATAAGGTTATTGGATCAAGTAAAAATTGAGGCGCAAAAAACTTTTTGGCAGTTCCTGAATATAGGATTGCCGTTTCTTTTATTGATATTAGGAGGATACGTATACAATCATTACCGCAGCAAAAAATTCACTCAATAA
- the truB gene encoding tRNA pseudouridine(55) synthase TruB, with protein MDSPSNPFYLSSSNELPDFWAGNFLLVDKPYGLSSFKIVHEIRKAITSRSNRKLKIGHAGTLDPLASGLLILATGKRTSELSLFQDLEKTYEGRLRLGFTRASYDMESEISGSYVVPEKSDAQIEFIRNSLTGLIKIPPPLHSAVKLGGKRAYKLARAGSDVQLEPKEMLIKEFALDISHYPEILFKVVCSKGTYIRSLAHEFGHRMGCGAYLSALSRTAIGTYTIAQSWNFKVLLHRLYESNQR; from the coding sequence ATGGATTCACCTTCAAACCCATTCTATCTATCCAGCTCCAATGAACTCCCGGATTTTTGGGCGGGCAATTTCTTATTGGTAGATAAGCCTTATGGTTTGAGTTCGTTTAAGATCGTTCATGAAATCAGGAAGGCCATCACCAGTCGAAGCAATCGAAAATTAAAAATAGGTCATGCCGGAACACTGGATCCCCTGGCCTCCGGCCTACTCATTCTGGCAACGGGTAAGCGAACATCAGAACTCAGCCTTTTCCAGGATCTCGAAAAAACCTATGAAGGGCGGTTGCGACTTGGATTCACCAGGGCCAGCTATGATATGGAATCCGAAATATCAGGATCATATGTAGTTCCTGAAAAATCAGATGCACAAATTGAATTCATTCGTAACTCACTGACCGGTTTAATTAAAATTCCACCCCCACTACACTCAGCCGTTAAACTTGGGGGAAAAAGAGCTTACAAACTGGCCCGAGCCGGATCAGATGTACAATTAGAACCCAAAGAGATGCTCATCAAAGAATTTGCTTTAGACATTAGCCATTATCCGGAAATTCTCTTCAAAGTCGTCTGCAGTAAAGGAACTTATATCAGATCCTTGGCTCACGAATTTGGACATAGAATGGGCTGTGGGGCATATCTCTCTGCATTAAGCCGAACTGCAATTGGTACTTATACGATCGCCCAGTCCTGGAATTTCAAAGTTCTGCTTCATCGACTCTACGAAAGCAACCAACGATAA
- a CDS encoding glycosyltransferase has product MKITIAATSDIHYDQRVQKIAGSLSKASHTVLVIGRNKKKRNENVYPFRLNLLPCFFQKSFFFYAEYNLRLFWKLLFTKMDVICACDLDTLLACTLTAKIKGSKLVFDAHEYFENSIEIKDKPIIRYAWQTIAKICLPRVDLCYTVSQSLANILTQKYGKTFHLIRNVPLSNPRIEELKIPDRKILWYQGAVNEGRGLELLIDCIAMLPDYTLEIAGDGDVLEYLKQRVADLNLQQRILFHGRLNYDEMFRRASNAWIGFDLLDSKSDNYFYSLSNKTFDYMKAGLPIVQMNFPEYANIHNNHQIGVLINHLSKEQLLLAIKKLETLSLQTSCRQACIKASGEFTWEKEEEKMLELYNIKA; this is encoded by the coding sequence ATGAAGATCACCATAGCAGCCACCAGCGATATTCATTATGACCAACGCGTTCAAAAGATTGCAGGTTCTTTAAGCAAAGCCTCTCATACAGTACTTGTCATCGGAAGAAATAAAAAGAAAAGGAACGAAAATGTTTATCCATTTCGATTGAATTTACTCCCTTGCTTTTTTCAAAAATCATTTTTCTTTTATGCAGAATATAATCTGCGCTTGTTTTGGAAACTGCTCTTCACTAAAATGGATGTCATTTGTGCTTGTGATCTGGACACACTGTTGGCTTGTACTTTAACGGCTAAAATAAAAGGTTCAAAACTGGTATTTGATGCCCATGAGTATTTTGAAAACAGTATTGAAATTAAGGATAAGCCTATTATTCGTTATGCTTGGCAAACTATTGCTAAAATATGTTTACCCCGGGTGGACCTTTGTTATACCGTATCCCAATCGCTGGCAAATATATTAACTCAGAAATACGGAAAAACATTTCATCTCATTAGAAATGTTCCACTTTCGAATCCCCGCATCGAAGAATTAAAAATACCGGATCGAAAAATACTTTGGTATCAGGGAGCTGTAAATGAAGGACGTGGACTGGAATTGCTTATAGATTGCATTGCGATGCTTCCGGATTACACACTTGAAATTGCAGGTGATGGTGACGTTTTAGAATATTTAAAACAACGCGTTGCTGATTTAAATCTTCAGCAGAGAATCCTTTTTCATGGTAGATTAAATTATGATGAAATGTTTCGTCGCGCCTCAAATGCCTGGATCGGGTTTGATCTATTAGACTCCAAAAGCGATAATTATTTTTATTCTTTGAGCAACAAGACCTTCGATTATATGAAAGCGGGGCTGCCCATCGTACAAATGAATTTTCCTGAGTACGCCAACATCCATAATAATCATCAAATTGGTGTTTTGATAAATCATCTCTCCAAAGAGCAACTGCTTCTAGCCATAAAAAAATTGGAAACTTTATCTTTACAAACCTCCTGCAGACAAGCTTGTATAAAAGCTTCCGGAGAATTTACTTGGGAAAAGGAAGAAGAAAAAATGTTAGAGTTGTATAATATAAAAGCTTAA
- the gldF gene encoding gliding motility-associated ABC transporter permease subunit GldF, which produces MWDLFKKEIGSFFHSLIGYMVIGSFMLLMGLMMWVFPDFSILYYNYASLEQLFSLAPMIFLFLIPAVTMRSFSEEMQSGTLELLLTKPIREWEIVGGKFLAALVLCLIALLPTLLYYISIYQLGSPVGNIDSGAVFGSYIGLISLAAGFCAIGLFTSTLSKNQIVCFLLAAAVCYFFYFGFYFVSKLPVFFGKTDDLVQMFGMDYHYTALSKGLISSNNLFYFLSLVFFFLFLTYESLKSRRF; this is translated from the coding sequence ATGTGGGATCTGTTTAAAAAAGAAATCGGCAGCTTTTTTCATTCGCTGATAGGTTACATGGTCATCGGAAGTTTCATGCTCTTAATGGGACTCATGATGTGGGTCTTTCCGGATTTCAGCATCCTTTATTACAATTATGCAAGTCTTGAACAATTGTTTTCTTTGGCCCCAATGATTTTTCTTTTTTTAATTCCAGCAGTGACAATGCGCTCGTTCTCAGAAGAAATGCAATCCGGTACACTGGAATTATTATTGACCAAACCCATCCGCGAATGGGAAATCGTTGGCGGAAAATTTCTGGCTGCATTAGTTCTTTGTTTAATTGCTCTACTGCCTACTTTACTTTATTATATTTCTATATACCAACTCGGCTCTCCGGTTGGCAACATTGATTCCGGTGCTGTTTTTGGATCATATATTGGTTTGATAAGTCTTGCTGCCGGATTTTGTGCAATCGGGTTATTCACTTCTACACTTTCTAAAAATCAAATTGTATGCTTTCTTCTGGCTGCCGCAGTTTGTTATTTCTTCTATTTTGGATTTTATTTTGTTTCAAAATTGCCTGTCTTCTTTGGCAAAACGGATGACCTGGTTCAAATGTTTGGCATGGATTATCACTATACAGCTTTGTCGAAAGGTTTGATTTCTTCCAATAATCTTTTTTACTTTTTGAGCCTGGTATTCTTTTTCCTATTCCTGACTTACGAATCACTAAAAAGCCGCCGGTTCTGA